One genomic region from Enterobacter hormaechei ATCC 49162 encodes:
- the cueR gene encoding Cu(I)-responsive transcriptional regulator, translated as MNISDVAKKTGLTSKAIRFYEEKGLVTPPLRSENGYRSYTQLHLDELTLLRQARQVGFNLEECGELVNLFNDPKRHSADVKKRTLEKVAEIERHIIELQAMREQLLQLAESCPGDDSADCPIIDNLSGCCHRKA; from the coding sequence GTGAATATCAGCGATGTTGCGAAAAAAACCGGCTTAACCAGCAAAGCGATTCGCTTTTATGAGGAAAAAGGGCTGGTGACGCCACCGTTGCGCAGTGAGAACGGCTACCGCAGCTATACGCAGCTGCATCTTGATGAACTGACGTTACTGCGTCAGGCAAGACAGGTTGGATTTAACCTGGAAGAGTGCGGCGAGCTGGTAAACCTGTTTAACGATCCGAAGCGCCACAGCGCCGACGTGAAAAAACGTACGCTGGAAAAAGTGGCGGAGATCGAACGCCATATTATCGAATTACAGGCGATGCGTGAGCAGTTGCTACAGCTGGCGGAATCCTGCCCGGGAGATGACAGCGCCGACTGCCCGATTATCGACAATCTTTCCGGCTGCTGTCATCGCAAGGCTTAA
- a CDS encoding NfeD family protein has protein sequence MIELIVAHPHAFWLSLGGLLLAAEMLGGNGYLLWSGVAAVITGLVVWLLPVGWEWQGALFAVLTLVAAWLWWRWLNKRVQAQKPVDAHLNQRGQQIVGQRFTLDNALINGRGHMRVGDSSWPVVADDDLSAGTRVEVIAVEGITLRVKACQA, from the coding sequence ATGATTGAACTCATCGTTGCACATCCTCATGCGTTCTGGCTAAGCCTTGGCGGCTTGCTGCTGGCCGCCGAGATGCTTGGCGGCAATGGTTATCTGCTGTGGAGCGGTGTGGCCGCGGTGATCACCGGGCTGGTCGTCTGGCTGCTGCCTGTCGGCTGGGAGTGGCAGGGTGCGCTGTTTGCCGTACTCACGCTGGTGGCCGCCTGGCTGTGGTGGCGCTGGCTGAACAAACGGGTTCAGGCGCAGAAGCCCGTCGACGCGCATCTCAACCAGCGTGGGCAGCAGATCGTGGGTCAACGTTTTACGCTTGATAACGCGCTGATCAACGGACGCGGTCATATGCGCGTGGGCGACAGTTCGTGGCCGGTGGTGGCCGATGACGACCTCAGCGCCGGCACACGGGTTGAGGTCATTGCGGTGGAAGGCATTACCCTGCGGGTGAAAGCCTGCCAGGCTTAA